One genomic segment of Hordeum vulgare subsp. vulgare chromosome 2H, MorexV3_pseudomolecules_assembly, whole genome shotgun sequence includes these proteins:
- the LOC123430956 gene encoding indole-3-acetic acid-induced protein ARG7-like, producing the protein MAKCSKIRDIVWLRQTLRRWRSRAAARVAEGGAASAAVPAGHVVVCVGGASRRFVVRAAHLNHPVFLELLRQAEEEYGFRTGACGPVALPCCDEDRFRDVLRRVSSEERRCRLFGCRVPAASARDVATRPLLQRAAAEELVW; encoded by the coding sequence ATGGCGAAATGCAGCAAGATCCGCGACATCGTGTGGCTCCGGCAGACCCTGCGGAGGTGGCGGTCACGCGCCGCGGCGCGCGTGGCCGAGGGCGGCGCGGCGTCGGCGGCAGTGCCGGCGGGGCACGTGGTGGTGTGCGTGGGCGGGGCCTCGCGGCGGTTCGTGGTGCGGGCGGCGCACCTGAACCACCCCGTGTTCCTGGAGCTGCTCCGGCAGGCGGAGGAGGAGTACGGGTTCCGGACCGGCGCGTGCGGCCCCGTCGCGCTCCCCTGCTGCGACGAGGACCGCTTCCGGGACGTCCTCCGCCGCGTCTCCTCCGAGGAGCGCCGCTGCCGTTTGTTCGGCTGCCGCGTGCCGGCGGCCAGCGCCCGCGACGTCGCGACGCGGCCGTTGCtgcagcgggcggcggcggaggagctcGTGTGGTGA